The following proteins come from a genomic window of Mesorhizobium sp. 113-3-3:
- a CDS encoding ABC transporter permease subunit — MTLAANSPTSFSSSAAQRAPSPKPRRPAATSTLGISLVTLAALIALWFLAAHFEWASPLFLPSPAEVLTQFSAVWADGYANGTLLDHTLASLGRIAAALGVGIFLGIPLGLLMGLNRWVKGIFSVPIDLYWGLPPLAYLPLLIIWLGIGETSKIVLLSLSTFAPICFAAQAGVRSVPAERIYAALSLGASRLQLFTSIILPSALPEIMTGLKIAIGAGLSTLVAAELIAAQSGLGYMIMSAANFLATDVVFVGLIVIAILAFAFTSGMRWLEHRLIPWKGKL, encoded by the coding sequence ATGACGCTCGCCGCCAATTCCCCTACGTCATTTTCGTCTTCTGCGGCCCAGCGCGCGCCGTCTCCCAAGCCGCGCCGGCCGGCGGCGACAAGCACGCTCGGCATTAGCCTGGTCACACTGGCTGCGCTGATCGCATTGTGGTTCCTCGCCGCGCATTTCGAATGGGCGTCGCCGTTGTTCCTGCCGTCGCCGGCCGAGGTGCTGACCCAATTCAGCGCCGTCTGGGCCGATGGCTATGCCAACGGCACGCTGCTTGACCACACGCTTGCCAGCCTTGGCCGTATCGCCGCAGCGCTCGGCGTCGGCATCTTCCTGGGCATTCCGCTCGGCCTGCTGATGGGACTAAATCGCTGGGTCAAGGGTATCTTCAGCGTGCCGATCGATCTCTATTGGGGCCTGCCGCCGCTGGCCTACCTGCCGCTGCTGATCATCTGGCTGGGCATCGGCGAGACTTCCAAGATCGTGCTCCTGTCGCTGTCAACCTTTGCACCGATCTGCTTTGCCGCACAGGCCGGTGTCCGGTCAGTGCCGGCTGAACGCATCTATGCCGCGCTGTCGCTCGGCGCCAGCCGGCTGCAACTGTTCACCAGCATCATCCTGCCGTCCGCACTGCCGGAAATCATGACCGGCCTGAAGATTGCCATCGGTGCCGGCTTGTCGACGCTGGTCGCGGCCGAGCTGATCGCGGCCCAGTCAGGCCTTGGCTACATGATCATGTCGGCGGCCAATTTCCTCGCCACCGACGTGGTCTTCGTCGGCCTCATCGTCATCGCCATCCTTGCCTTTGCCTTCACCAGCGGCATGCGCTGGCTGGAGCACCGTCTCATCCCCTGGAAGGGCAAGCTCTGA